The DNA region aagttcaatttatagaaaaattgtggaattttcattttaaatcacttctccgacctttagaataattgtttgaacatgctcgcaattttttattcagccggaaaaatattatatttcttgaaaaaagtttcatttatgtccacatgatcacccctagttctggctcgatgccgccatcacaacaaagctgcagctggatgatgagacgaagtgaggggggagaggttttgacatttttatgctcGCATCTGACCACGGGGATGCTTCGGCTGTCATCTGCATACAATGTCACTGAAGCCTAAAAAGTACCAAAGTTTTGGTGTCTAGTGTCAAAATTATGGGGAGTAACATGACGAAAAGGGCGCGAAATCGAAaggacgaaaatattttttttctttatttttgtttcgttagttaaaatgaaattaaatgtgtACTATTATCCGGGGCAAATCgagacacatggggtgaattgagaagtgattttagcaatgtttttgcacaatatttgaatatttttatttgtttcagtaggaatagacacaaaacaacaaaattagtttctaaatttgaacttttatgtctAAAAACAGCTGTTCTGGCTTTCTTGtcgaaaatttaccaacacattcaaaccaCGGGGTACCAtagaagttggtttgtttgacTCAAAAACATGCTTTCTTGTAAAGCCCCACAACGTGAGCCCCACAACGTCCTTAACAATGggctatgccctgttcgtggactcgctcttaaggtttCCCAACAACATGGGTGAGCTTACATATTGGTTTAACCGCCTCAAATTGTAGATTTAAATTAACATTATGATGATCTGTAAGTTTATTGGCCAAATAAGAATTTGCGGAAGACATTTCAGAGGATTTGAAAAAGACACCTGCTGGGAAGCTTTGCCTGAGACCTGATGCTAAACATATATTGTTGTTGGTGGCTTCAGcaagctacacagaaaaaaaatgtaaatttacccgacaCTGAAACTATGTTTTCaacgtaaacatgctcaatgtaaatttgaaattaaatttaaaacgttGTATTGCATTGAAAGAGCCCTCATGTAAAATGAGATTAGACTTAAATCACGAATCTCATGTAAACGGAACTTTTGTTTCCAGAAAATCAAtaatatgaaaatatgaaatacatgtaaaaacatttctgatgTAAACTTCCTAAATGTAAAccataaaaacacttatttttaaatctcaaGTTAATTTTGCGAATGACAGCTGAAGTGAACGGCGTTGTTATTTATGTTTAGCGCGCAGCAAAGTGGAGTTGTTTTTGAATCAAGTGCTCGATTTCGTTGAGAAAACAGCAGCAAACGTCAGAGGTTGTAAGTAAATCCTGTTCATGTAAGTGAATGTTTACATCCGCGAATGCGAtgtttgtttataatttgactTTTTGTTCTAGATTGGTTTGCCGTTTGTAATGTTTTCTCAAAACCAGTCTCGGCAAGAGTTCTGGGAGAACTTTCGCTTTTGTTGCCGAAACTTCATGTAAACAAGCAGGGATCGACAAATTCTGAGGAACCGGAGTCGCTGATAAAGTCAGGTGACTCTGCATTCTTAACAGAACAGGTTCCGGACAACATTGCACTGGAGGAAGCGGCCATTTGATTTGCAGGATCCGATGTTTGGTGTACCCTCGGTTCGGAGAAGAGTATTTTTCTTGGCCGGACACTCGTTTTAGTTTCCCGATGCCCGATGCTAAATAATAAAAACCGGacgaaacaattatttttgcagCAGTCAAGTTTTTCTACTCGTTGACAGTTGAGAAGATAAGGATGCCTTTGACAGGCCAGGGCCACAGTTGATCATTTTTCACCACTTCAATGTTCAGCCGCGGAAACCATGACGTTTTCCATTTCCATTATGGGACATTCCTAACTTCCATCAGATctggtacactcaaaccccgatggtttgacacgaactgttgtcaaacgaacggggtcactttttagtttgacaccccttttacacggagttcacacacactaccgaacgtttgttttgatagtatgcgtaagcgccgtgtaaaaagtgacagttcgtcactttttagtttgactttgaccaaccaacggggtacaaactaaaaaagtgtcaaacgaaaaagtgaccaaccaccggggttgagtgtatgcttttttaaataaatgtaggAAAGggcatcaatttatttttaatatctggACTTtcttattaggtcctataaacgaaTGTTCGGCAGTTACATCTCACCCCagttggcctgggttcgatctcagtggcatttttcgagacgagatttgctgATTACGCCTGACATCGGATGGGAAGTAAATATTGGATGGGAGCTTAGgtgcaaaaagaggtttggattgCTTCACtgtttcaagccttcggacacttagttttgagtaggaatcttgtAATAGAGAACGCCAAGGAATGCTGTTGGacgaacaatttgatttgaagcttatgtaaacattgagtaattaatgtttacatttgctTATTGAACCTATTAGAAAAAGGAAAACTTcagatctagagtttttttttttgtaaatgtccAATAAGGCTGATACCtcggctggtacaaatatttaaaaaagtttttgtcgctcccacctccccttcaaaattggcccaaaaaatcagggcgcaaaaaatatttttcaaaaaacttttcaatgaaacttagtgcaatcagctgagaTCACTTTAAAACGCATtgccctgcgtttagaatcatttctaGCATTTTGtccttgaaaaataattgtaaaaatgaacaaattgaaaaaatgggaAATTTTGGAAGGAAAAATTAACTTTGGTTTTAAAATGAGTAGATTGataattaatttaatattttttttcgtgagcACTATTAAAATTAAcccaccggaggtcgcgtaagtgtactttgtacacagtttgtaaaggcacttgtaagaaaggcgaaaacacgcgacttcccgaaggttaagcttagattgctgatattattgtttacagcgataaagtttattttcctGAGTAAATCctttgaccctttgtacgaccacaaagagtttaaaatggatttttaaatcaattttgaaaaataacctcACGGTCCttattgacagaaaagttcctacttgacagctcgttccaaggggaccatagttgatccatcgaaaaaatgttgtcttgtcattttttttgcattaaaatgaaaaaaagtgatcagaaatggtttttgatcgtgtttttttaccggtgtacataaaaattgacatagggctttagtacccaatttaaacatttaaaattgatttgagatgtatttttcaaaattttaattcggTGGCCTTCATTAATAAATTCAAgtgaaaaatataatgaaatattGAACGCATGAACCATCAGACCGATCGGGTTTTTACATTTCTCAGTGGGAGGCTGATTGAGGCGTTACATTTCTTAGAGGATAACAGCGCCACCTGAACCCTCGAGAAATGTAACACCCTGATCAGTCTGATCGTTGGAAAAAAATCGGGCTGACGAAGGCCGATCGAGGCGGAAAGTTTCTCAGTGGGAATGTGAAGCAAAATAGTGTAAGCGAACCTGAACATTCTTTAAATTCACCACCTGCTTGCTTGCTTTGCTTCACCACAAGAAGTGTCACTCCAAAGGTGACGTTTCCCCAGAGtccaaacaacaaaaattattgaaaataattaaaaatttatttcctCGGATCGCTAAGAAGAATTGAGTTGTACAAAATCCAGAAAGTAGGAACCTGTGGAACGAGTGCTCTGGATATTTATAAGGTAAGTCGTTTCTGTAACATCTGGACCAACACGAGAAAAGAGTGGAAATGCATGTTGCtttattattcaaaatccaTGGCTGAAGACAACTATTTTACAAAGTGCTGGCCTACTAAGCTACTTTTTTACACAATGTGAATGCTGctcttttcaaatttgcaaatgtTCCTGTTTGGTTCCTGTGccataccaaaaataaaataaataaaattattcctGATTTGGTTTATCAGAGCGTGGACAGCGAACACTACCAGCAGCTGTACAGAGCCTTTGATAATCGGCGGAAATGGTCATTTGAGCACGATGAACCTCACGGAAATGACGGCCGTCAGTGATGGCGGCAAGCAACAGATTCACCTGCAGTTACATCAAGCCGAATTTGACGTTCAGCATTAGCATTTTTAAGGCGCGGACGGCCTATGACTTCGCGTCTGCTGATGACAGCATGTATGTTTAGCATTTTATCCCGAAGATTAAGTCAACAAAATTAATGGTAAGCTTCTAAACTTTGTTCTATAAAAACCAAAGAACTAGATGTAAACATTCATTACTTTTTGCTCCTGTATTTTGTCAACATCATTGGAGTGAGTGGGATAAACTGAATGTTTATTTTGGTTCTTTGGTCCTTATACAAAAAAGGTTAACTAcaattattgttttgatttgtatCATCCTTTTTCAATGCTTATTTCTTATCAATCGGCAAGTTGTATCTCAATATTAACCGGTCGCGCTAGTGTACTTTGTGCACcatttaacacctaaactcgaATCTGAAtagaaattccccctttttctcgagctagGGAGTTTAGGCGTTAAGAAGTGTAAGGTAGGCTAAAAATCGCAACTTACGAAAGCTTAAgcaagtttgtttttgtattttattgaggttttttcACATTCCACCTTTTTATCTTACTTTCTATAGTGAATTTAAACATGTTTCAAGATATAGCTTGATGCTTCTCCGTTGAATCTagattttgatgtaatttttaggCCTATGTTGAATGATTTACTTTTAGTTCTTTGACGATCCCTCTTGAAACTTCAGCAATCAAatttatatcaaaaataaactaaaagtaTATCATTCCCAGCAATGGCATAAAAAGCGATAAAATTTACATCGGATTCTGGATTTAACggagaaaatttttttttcgctttggtaaatttacgtaagtttcatcggaaatttacacgatTCTAGAGCAAAGTTTGTTCGGCAGATTTACGTTGGATGGCAtgataatttaaaatgaaactcatttaaattagcatcattaatgacgtgcacttttggtacatcataaatgatgtaaatttaccgaatttttttttctgtgtacgttaGTATCACGGGCCTGCATCtgacccgccgcctatttcgtcggtcgttgagccgaTTCCAgttaggaactgatcgtacaatatacAATCAATTAATTACACGATAGCTTTCGAAgttgtcgttttttttatttctttaattacaGGTAACCACGTTGACGTTGGGATTTTGGCTAATATGTGTCACGATCAAGGATACCGGAGAAGCATCTGCTGAAGCCGAATTCTGAGATGAGCTGAGCTTCCTGAATACCAAGGATCACCAAGCTGGTGTTAATCTGAATATATGATTGAATTTTTAGAGTAGGAAAGAACGAGGATATAGTGAATGAGTGTGGCAGAGAAGAGAGAGAATGAGAAGAGAGCATTCATGTAGCGTAATGAGAGAGCAGGTCAGCCGAGAGAGAAGTTGAGAATGTGTGTGTGAGAAAACGAGAAATAAATCAGTCGTGTGTTTTGCTTGAGCTTGAAACGACGCGTTATTCATCCTTATCCGAAATATTCCGAAATTCAGTGAAAAATCGGGCTTCAGTCACGacagataccaaatcgatcagaaaatttcttctcaagatacataATTTGATACATTTACAtatccattttgtatgaccagccaccaaaattgtatgaagacttgtatggataaTCTAATGATGCCAAATGACATCTTTTGACAcggggaatgcatggacaaagtttcacccaaataaaaaaaaaatgaagaaaagtcgatttgcgaaatcgtagagaaccacTCAGTAGACACTCTTAGATTTCTTTACTAAAAGTTCCGTCAAAGGTTATAATCCATAGCAAGACTAGCAGCGCTTATTTACATGAGCTTTCCTTCTAATGCCCGATGATTGCATGTACAAACACAAAGCCCTATGAATAAGCTCGTACTGTTCAGAGTTTTGAACCATTCCTCCACGCTGAAGCCGCAGATTACATACGATTCCTAGTATGTCAACACCCACTTGATTGCTAATCCAGGTTGAGCTTTGACGCTGTTGTATTTCCAATGGTGTATTTGTTAGATCATTATCTCCTTGAGTTTGATCTTCTGAACGAtcaattaaattaattgaaGCACGAATTTGATTTAAACCGTTCAAAATTGCCAACAAGCATCCAGTCCTACCAATTCCTGCAGAACAATGAATTATTGGTAGGGCACAGGCTAGCTTTGTCGGTGAAGTATTTGTCTTTGTTTCAAAATCATCACTGCAGTCACTGTCGAGTATATCCAGACTTATATCGAGTAAGACATCAATATCTTCTGGAGATCTATGGTCTGGCCAGTCTGGGAACCAATAGTGATAAACTTCGAATGCTTTGcatatttcaagatttttactaTTCGCTTGATATGAATAAATCACCACTAGCTTACGCGTgctatagccatttttaagacAGATACCGACATtggtaatgaaaaaataattaaaattaatatcaGGAACGGTTGGCCTCGAAATTTGCCGCGtttcaaaattaagaatatcGTTGACGACGTTTGCATTCCTGGATAGTACAGCTTGCGTTTTGTCTGTGGTTTGGCTAGTAAATACCATCGATTCATTAAGTTGCTGTGGAAAATATACTGCACACTTCTGTCGACTGTTTTCCACAAAGTCTGTTAGCATTATTATCTTTTGTTTAACGAGAATAGATCTATCCGTGTCTTCCTCAACAATTTTTTCGACGTTTTGGTAAACCATCAACCAAAACTCAAAAATGGTCGATGACATAGGACCCTGGGTTGCTATGTAACTGTTATTGGTGAAGTCTGGACCCTAGAATGAATATAAAGTTATAAAACATATTAGTCATGTATTGTAAGAAGCAGCACTGTGGGTTGACACAAATAATTTCTAGGTACAAAGTAACATTATTTTTGATAAGCTATCTATGgttgtagtatttttttcagCGTATTTTTTGCAGcccgactgtgtttcaaatgtagatgGCGCCAAAATTAGGTTACTTGCCTAAAATCGTATGCCTTTCTGCCGGATTGAAGAACGAAATCGATTATTtttcatgattccctgcatcaatcttaaagAAACTGGgtgcaaaagacgagaatttttatgctttaaaataattaacatcAATTTTTGAGCGCGCgaaaatttttctttaaaaaacatgttttggaacacgaaaataatttgtttccccgtatatatcaatgaaataaaattcaattcaattttactgctcgtacaacctccgggtcatgagctgtctccagatgcgctgccactgaactcggtcttgggctgctactctccaattccgactcggaactcccacacttctcagatcttcctccacttggtctaaccacctcgcacgttgtgcccccctccgccgcgttccaaccggctccgaattaaacaccaacttcaccggattgatagtctggttcggttggcgcgcatccagcgcgtccggcattcttgcgacgtgtccggcccaccggattcggccagccttggcgaccttccgaatacttggcttgccgtagagttgcgccagctcgtggttcatccttttcctccatacagtgttcacacgcacgccgccaaagatcgtcctaagcactcgccgttcgaaaacttcaagcgcttgcaggtcctcctcgagcatcgtccacgtctcgtgcccgtagaggacgacgggtcttatcagcgtttcgtacatggtacactttgtacgccgggaaag from Culex quinquefasciatus strain JHB chromosome 3, VPISU_Cqui_1.0_pri_paternal, whole genome shotgun sequence includes:
- the LOC119770764 gene encoding receptor-type tyrosine-protein phosphatase R-like, giving the protein MSSTIFEFWLMVYQNVEKIVEEDTDRSILVKQKIIMLTDFVENSRQKCAVYFPQQLNESMVFTSQTTDKTQAVLSRNANVVNDILNFETRQISRPTVPDINFNYFFITNVGICLKNGYSTRKLVVIYSYQANSKNLEICKAFEVYHYWFPDWPDHRSPEDIDVLLDISLDILDSDCSDDFETKTNTSPTKLACALPIIHCSAGIGRTGCLLAILNGLNQIRASINLIDRSEDQTQGDNDLTNTPLEIQQRQSSTWISNQVGVDILGIVCNLRLQRGGMVQNSEQYELIHRALCLYMQSSGIRRKAHVNKRC